Within the Methanothermobacter sp. genome, the region CCAAGGACTAGCACTAATGCACGAAATGCTATTTGTAGCAGCAGGACTCAGAAACCCAATCGTAATGGCAAACGCCAACAGATCACTCTCAGCCCCCCTAAGCATATGGAACGACCACCAAGACTCCATAGCAGAAAGAGATTCAGGCTGGATACAAGTATACGTCGAAAGCGCACAAGAAGCCTTTGACTCCATACTCATATCCTATAAAGTATCAGAAAACAAAAAGGTACTCCTACCCAGCATGGTCTGCCTAGACGGGTTCATATTAACACACACAGTAGAACCAGTTGAAATACTCCCAGAAGAAGAAGTAGACAACTTCTTGCCAGAGTATAAACCAGAACATGCAATATTAGACCCAGAAAATCCAATGTCCCTCGGAACATTCACAGACCCAAACTACTACATGGAAGCAAGATACCAAATCGAAGAAGCCACACAAAGATCCAAAAAAATCATAGAAAAAGTCAACAAAGAATTCAACGAAACATTCAACCGCAAATACAACTTCATCGAAGAATACCAATGCGAAGACGCCGATATCGTGCTCGTGGCAATGGGATCACTCTGCAGTACCCTAAAAGAATTAGTCGATGAATTCAGAAAAGAAGGTAAAAAAGTCGGCCTACTCAAGGTAAGAGTCTACAGACCATTCCCAGCAAAAGAAATTTATAAAGCAATCAAAGACGCTGATAAAATAGCAGTCCTCGACAAAAACATCACATTTAGCATGGGAGGAGCACTCTACACAGATATGATGGCGAAAATACGCGACAAAGAAATCTACAATTTCATCCTAGGATTAGGAGGACGCGACGTAACACCCCAAAATGTTAAGGAAATTGTGGAGAAAACAGAAAAACCAGAAAAGGACATCACATGGATCGGATTAAAGGAGGGATCCTAAATGGAAATCCCAAAAGAAGAACTCCTCGCCCCAGGTCACCGTGCTTGCGCAGGATGCGGCGCAACCCTAGGTGTAAGATTAGCATTAAAAGTACTAGGCAAAAATACAATAGCAGTTTCATCAACCGGCTGCTTAGAAGTTATCACAACACCCTACCCAGAGACAGCATGGGAAATACCATGGATACACGTAGCATTTGAAAATGCAGCTGCAGTTGCCGCAGGCATAGAAAGAGCCTTGAAAGCCAAGGGCAAAAAGGATATAAATGTGGTCGCATTCGCAGGTGACGGTGGAACAGCAGACATAGGCATGCAAGCCCTTTCAGGGGCCATGGAACGAGGCCATAACATCATCTACATTTGTTACGATAACGAAGCATACATGAACACAGGAATACAAAGAAGTGGAGCAACACCCTATGGTGCATCAACCACAACATCACCACCAGGCAGAAAGAGCTTCGGCGAAGACAGGCCAAAAAAGAACATGCCATTCATCATGGCAGCCCATGGAGTACCATATGTAGCAACAGCATCAATATCATACCCAGAAGATTTCATGAAAAAAGTTAAAAAAGCCAAGGAGATAGAAGGACCAGCATACATACACTTACATCAACCATGCACAACAGGATGGGGATTCGACCCATCAAAGACGATAGAGATCGGAAGACTCGCAGTAGAAACAGGTGCCTGGCTATTATACGAGATAGAAGAAGGAGAATTCAGGGTCACTTATAGGCCAATACAGCGTAAGCCAGTCACCGAATACCTAGATGCCCAGAGAAGATTCAAACATTTAAAAGAGAAAGAGAAGGCCAAAATACAAGAGTATATAGACAAGATATGTGCAGAGCTTAGAATATAGAGTGGAGGATAAAAGTTGAAAAAGATCTTGAGCCAACCAGAATTATGTGACGGTTGCGGAGATTGCGAAGAGGCCTGTGAAGAGCTCTATGGGGCTCCTAGGATAATAATACGTGAAATAAACGGGACATACTATCCTATAATATGTCAACAGTGCGAAGACGCCCCATGCAAGGCGATATGTCCCACTGAAGCAATCGATGAAACCATAGACCTTGAAAGATGTATAGGCTGCGGACTCTGCATGATAGTATGCCCATTCGGTGCCATAGTATTATCAGAAAGAAAAGCCCACAAATGTAACCAATGCCCAAAACTAGACACACCAGCTTGCATAAAAGCCTGCTCCAAAAGGGCCTTGTCCATAGTAGACGCTGAAAAACTAAAACTCGAAAAACAAGAAAAATACATAGCAAAAATGGCAGGAACCGCAAAACCAAGATTCGACATACTAGAATTGGTCTCAAAAAGCAAAAAGGCCGAGGAGAAACTAAAATAGGGGGGGCTAACATTGCGAGAGTTAATTTTAAGTCCAGAATTGTGTGATGAATGCATGAAATGTGAAAGAATATGCCCCAGGAACGCTATCCGCCTATTAAATGGTGTGCCAATTTTTTGCATGCACTGCGCTCCAGAAAAAGCCCCCTGTCTAAACATCTGCCCAGAAAATGCCATAATAGAAAAAGAGGGAGCCATAATAATCGATGAAGAAAAATGTGCAGGTTGCGGTTTATGCCAGGAAGCTTGTCCAATCGGCGCAATTTACATGGATGAACATGGAACTCCACGTAAATGTGACCTATGCATAGAATACAATAAACCACTCTGTATTTCAGTCTGTCCCACAAGAGCTTTAATAGAAAGTTCAGAGGATTTATTATCCACCAAGAGGGATAAACTAGCAACTGAACTTAAAAAGATCAAAGACTTAATCCAATTATAGACGCTAGGAGGATCCCATGATCGGCCAAGAAAAAGTCAAGGAAACAGTATGCCAACTTTTCAAAAAAGCCACCACAACACTGCCTAAAGATGTTGAATCAGCCCTAAAAAAGGCTTTCAGAGAAGAAGAGGATGAAATAGCATTATTAAATTTGAAGGCCATCCTAGACAATATAAAGATCGCCAAGGAAAAAAAGATACCAATATGCCAAGATACAGGACTCCCAATAGTATTCGTGAAAATGGGTAATGTTAAAGTTGAAAGACTCTATGATGGGATCATAGAAGGAGTTAGAATGGCAACATCCCAGGTTCCATTAAGGCCTAATGTCGTGGATCCTATTTCAAGGGAGAATACTGGGGATAACACTGGTAAAATGATCCCACAGATAGACTTAGAACTAGTAGATACTGATTTTCTTGAAATAACTGTCATGCCAAAGGGTTTTGGTTCAGAGAATAATAACAGGCTAAGAATGGGACTTCCCAGTGAAGGCCTTGAAGGTGTTAAGGATTTCGTGATTGAAACAGTGATGAAAGCAGGTGGTAAACCATGCCCACCTATAATAGTAGGGGTGGGTGTTGGTGGATCTTCTGAGCTCGCATTAAAACTGGCCAAAAAAGCTTTACTTAAAAAAATTGGAGAACGAAACGAAAACAAGAAAATAGCAGAACTAGAAGAGAGCATACTCAATGAAATAAATAGGAGTGGTATAGGTCCAATGGGGCTCGGTGGTAAAACAACCGCATTAGATGTTAAGATAGAAACTGCTCACACACATACTGCAGGGTTACCTATCGGAGTCTGCATACAATGTTGGGCTTCAAGACATGCCACCGCCATCCTAAAATAAAACCCCTAAAAAAAAAATACAATTTAGAGGGGGGGTAACAGTCTCCCTCCCTTTTCTAATTTTTATGGTTTTTCACATGTTATCATGAATATTGTCCTGTCAGCTATGCTCACAGCCCTGTCAGCCACTCTTTCAAGGAATCTTGCTATGAACAATAGGTTCACAAGATAATTTATGGATTCTTTATCTTTGAACATGCTAATCGTTACATGTTCTAGTGTTTGGTCAAATAAGTCATCCACTTTATCATCGTCATGTCTGAGTTCCTTTGCCATTTCTATGTTTTGATCAAGGAATGAATATATTCCCTTAGAGAGCATCATCTGGACAAAATCTGCCATGTGAATGAGATCCTCCATAGGTTTTTTGGGTATTTCCTCATCTTTTATGTTCTCGGAATATTCTGCTATATCAGCTGCAAGGTATCCTATCCTTTTAAGATGGCTTCCAACCTTTATACAAGCTTCTATAAATCTCAGATCCTTTGCAACTGGCTGTTCAGCGGCTATTAAACTTATACATTTCCTTTCAAGGTTAAATACCATATCATCTATCTCTTTACTGGCTGATATTACCTCTTCCTTTTTCTTTTTGTCGAAATCGAATAAAAGTTTTGTAGACTTTTTATGTGTTTCAAGGGTTTTCTGGGCTATTTTTTCCACATCTTTCCTCAAATCTTTTAACCTTTTTCTGAAGAGTATTCTTGGATATTTTTTCTCCATAACATTCCTCCTAGAAACCGAAAAATTATCCAAATCTACCAGTTATATATTCTTCTGTCCTTTTGTCCTGTGGTTCTACGAAAATCTTCTCTGTCAAACCGCTTTCGACGATTTCACCGTTTAAAAAGAATGCAGTGTACTTTGAAACTCTTGTAGCCTGTTGCATATTGTGTGTCACTATTATTATTGTGAACTTGCGCTTTAGTTTGTGTATTAGATCTTCAATTTTAGTGGTTGAAATAGGATCTAACGCAGAACATGGTTCATCCATTAATATTACCTCTGGTTCTATAGCTATCGTCCTTGCAATACACAGACGCTGTTGCTGTCCCCCTGAAAGGCTAAGAGCTGTCTGATCTAATTTGTCTTTAACTTCATCCCAGAGTGCAGCTGCCTTCAAACTTTCTATAACTCTATTCTCTATCACTTCCTTGTCAGTTATCCCATGGACACGGAGACCATATGCAACATTTTCAAATACGGATTTTGGGAAAGGATTCGGCTTTTGGAAAACCATACCAACTTTTTTTCTCAACTCAACTACATCTACGTCGGGATCATAGATGTCCTTCCCATCTAAGTAAACATGACCTTCATGTCGGAAACCAGGTATAACATCATTCATCCTATTAAGTGTCCTTATAAAAGTTGATTTACCACAACCAGATGGGCCTATAAGCGCTGTCACGGTATTCTTAGGTATCTTCAAATTTACATCCTTTAAAATGTGGTCTTCACCAAAGTAAACGTTTAAATCTTCAACTTCAATCCTGTACATGGTCATCGCCCCATCATCTTCCTCCTGTACCTTTCAACAAGAGTATTGGTAGTGATTGTAATAATAAGAACTATTATCACAAGGACAGCTGCAGTCCCATAAGCGTTTTTAAGTGAAAGACCCTCTGTGGCAAGCACATATAAATGTAATGGAAGAGGTCTTCCAGGATCGAAGATAGAAATTGGCATTGAAAGGGCTGATCCAACGACAAACATTACCGCAGCAGCCTCTGATATGGCTCTAGCCATCCCCAATATTATCCCCGTGACTATTCCTGGCATTGCTGCTGGTATCACAACCCTGTAGATTGTTTCCCAGTTAGTAGCGCCTAATGCCCAGCTTGCTTCCCTGTAAGATCTTGGCACGCTTTCAATAGATACTACGGCCACCTGGAATATTGTGGGTAAAGCCATGAGCGCAAGTACAAGACCCCCTGAAAGGAGGGACCATCCAAGTCCAAGGAATATAACAAAGAATGACAATCCAAATAATCCGAAGACTATTGAAGGTATTGATGCTAATGTTTCAGCGCCAAATTTTATGAGCTTAACTATCTGCGTTTCACCAGCAT harbors:
- the porA gene encoding pyruvate synthase subunit PorA is translated as MTLKVISTNRAVAEAVKLAKPEVIPVYPITPQTSISEYLAQFVANGELEAEYIRVESEHSAMSACIGASAAGARVFTATSSQGLALMHEMLFVAAGLRNPIVMANANRSLSAPLSIWNDHQDSIAERDSGWIQVYVESAQEAFDSILISYKVSENKKVLLPSMVCLDGFILTHTVEPVEILPEEEVDNFLPEYKPEHAILDPENPMSLGTFTDPNYYMEARYQIEEATQRSKKIIEKVNKEFNETFNRKYNFIEEYQCEDADIVLVAMGSLCSTLKELVDEFRKEGKKVGLLKVRVYRPFPAKEIYKAIKDADKIAVLDKNITFSMGGALYTDMMAKIRDKEIYNFILGLGGRDVTPQNVKEIVEKTEKPEKDITWIGLKEGS
- the porB gene encoding pyruvate synthase subunit PorB translates to MEIPKEELLAPGHRACAGCGATLGVRLALKVLGKNTIAVSSTGCLEVITTPYPETAWEIPWIHVAFENAAAVAAGIERALKAKGKKDINVVAFAGDGGTADIGMQALSGAMERGHNIIYICYDNEAYMNTGIQRSGATPYGASTTTSPPGRKSFGEDRPKKNMPFIMAAHGVPYVATASISYPEDFMKKVKKAKEIEGPAYIHLHQPCTTGWGFDPSKTIEIGRLAVETGAWLLYEIEEGEFRVTYRPIQRKPVTEYLDAQRRFKHLKEKEKAKIQEYIDKICAELRI
- a CDS encoding 4Fe-4S dicluster domain-containing protein, which produces MKKILSQPELCDGCGDCEEACEELYGAPRIIIREINGTYYPIICQQCEDAPCKAICPTEAIDETIDLERCIGCGLCMIVCPFGAIVLSERKAHKCNQCPKLDTPACIKACSKRALSIVDAEKLKLEKQEKYIAKMAGTAKPRFDILELVSKSKKAEEKLK
- a CDS encoding 4Fe-4S binding protein, which codes for MRELILSPELCDECMKCERICPRNAIRLLNGVPIFCMHCAPEKAPCLNICPENAIIEKEGAIIIDEEKCAGCGLCQEACPIGAIYMDEHGTPRKCDLCIEYNKPLCISVCPTRALIESSEDLLSTKRDKLATELKKIKDLIQL
- a CDS encoding fumarate hydratase, with the translated sequence MIGQEKVKETVCQLFKKATTTLPKDVESALKKAFREEEDEIALLNLKAILDNIKIAKEKKIPICQDTGLPIVFVKMGNVKVERLYDGIIEGVRMATSQVPLRPNVVDPISRENTGDNTGKMIPQIDLELVDTDFLEITVMPKGFGSENNNRLRMGLPSEGLEGVKDFVIETVMKAGGKPCPPIIVGVGVGGSSELALKLAKKALLKKIGERNENKKIAELEESILNEINRSGIGPMGLGGKTTALDVKIETAHTHTAGLPIGVCIQCWASRHATAILK
- the phoU gene encoding phosphate signaling complex protein PhoU, translated to MEKKYPRILFRKRLKDLRKDVEKIAQKTLETHKKSTKLLFDFDKKKKEEVISASKEIDDMVFNLERKCISLIAAEQPVAKDLRFIEACIKVGSHLKRIGYLAADIAEYSENIKDEEIPKKPMEDLIHMADFVQMMLSKGIYSFLDQNIEMAKELRHDDDKVDDLFDQTLEHVTISMFKDKESINYLVNLLFIARFLERVADRAVSIADRTIFMITCEKP
- the pstB gene encoding phosphate ABC transporter ATP-binding protein PstB, with the protein product MYRIEVEDLNVYFGEDHILKDVNLKIPKNTVTALIGPSGCGKSTFIRTLNRMNDVIPGFRHEGHVYLDGKDIYDPDVDVVELRKKVGMVFQKPNPFPKSVFENVAYGLRVHGITDKEVIENRVIESLKAAALWDEVKDKLDQTALSLSGGQQQRLCIARTIAIEPEVILMDEPCSALDPISTTKIEDLIHKLKRKFTIIIVTHNMQQATRVSKYTAFFLNGEIVESGLTEKIFVEPQDKRTEEYITGRFG
- the pstA gene encoding phosphate ABC transporter permease PstA, with the protein product MSFKLISPKTAQKIMNGVLWASGIFTIVILIVIIGYILFKGLPAVNLEFLLSEPIDSGRAGGIAPMIVSSIYVTLLAVLIATPLGVGAAVYMAEYAGETQIVKLIKFGAETLASIPSIVFGLFGLSFFVIFLGLGWSLLSGGLVLALMALPTIFQVAVVSIESVPRSYREASWALGATNWETIYRVVIPAAMPGIVTGIILGMARAISEAAAVMFVVGSALSMPISIFDPGRPLPLHLYVLATEGLSLKNAYGTAAVLVIIVLIITITTNTLVERYRRKMMGR